CGCGGTGCCCAACGCATCAGGTGCTTCCAGCTGCGGGAAGTGGCCCACGTCCTCCAGCTCCAGCACGCGAGCCCGGGGCAGGGCCTGCCTCCACCGCGACAGGTGCTCGGGCTTCACGACCTTGTCAGCCTTGCCCCAGACGACGAGCGCCGGCACGTCCGCGAGCCGGCCCAGGCCCTTGCCCTGCTCCTCCATCCACGGGCCTTCGTGGGAGATGGAGCGCGCGAAGCCCCAGGTGCCCATCCGCGACGCCCGGTCGGGAAACTGCGACAGGAAGGACTGGTGCAGCTCGCGCGTCAGCTTCGTGCGGCGTCCCCAGGACATCTTCACCAGCATCCGCGCGGAGAAGTTCCAGGACAGGTACAGCCACCGCATCAGCGCGTTGTCGACGTTGGGCCCCTTCAGGTCCCACTGCCAGCTCTGCACCACGGTGAGGCTCAGCACGTGCTCCGGCGCCGCGATGGCGAGCGGCAGCGCGATGGGCCCACCGAAGTCATGCACCACCAGGTGGAACGGCCCCAACGCCAGCTGGTCGAACCACGCGCGCAGGTTCTCCACGTGCCAGGGCAGTGAATAGGTGCGCCAGTCCCCGGGCCGCTCGCTGTCCCCGAAGCCCAGGTGGTCCGGCGCGAGCACGCGGTACGACGGCGTGAGCTGCCGGGCCACGTCCCGCCACTCGCGCGAGGACGAGGGCGTGCCGTGCACCAGCACCACCGGCGTGCCCTGCCCTTCCTCCCACCACGCCATCTCACCGCCAGGAACCTTCAGCCGCTTCATGGGGCGTCCGCCTTTCGCTTGCGAAGAGCACCGGGCCACCGCTGGGCCATGGCGCGAATCACCTCGGCGGCGGGGTAGCCGCCTTCGTGCTGCAGGTACTGCTGGGTGAGGCCTTCCACCGTGGCGAAGAGCACCCGCGCCTCGATGTCAGCCTCCGGAACCCCGCGCGCCGCCAGCGCCTGCTCCAGCCGCTGGTGCGTGGCGCCCAGGAAGTGCTCCAGCGGCAGCTTCAGCCGCGCCAGCACCTCCGGCTGGTGACGCAGGCCCTGGCTCAGCCGCCAGAGGTCCCGGTGCGCGTCCAGCATCGCCACAGTGGACGTGAGCAGAGCCGTGACGAACCCTCGCGCGGTGGGTTCGCGGTCCGCGTCCTCCAGCGTCCGCGCGACGTCCAGCATCGACGCCTGCATCAGCGCGAGGAGCACCGCCTCCTTCGACTCGAAGTGCGAATAGAGCAGCCCCACGGCGATGCCCGCCTCCTCGGCGAGCGCGCGCACGCGGGTCCCATCAAAGCCGTGTCGGGAGAAGAGCCGCACCGAGGCCTGGAGCACGCGCTCCCGCGTCTTCTCCCGGAGGGCTGCGTTGGCGTCCGCCGTACGAGGCATGCCCCGCATCTTTGAGTGAACGTTCGCTCAATGTAAAGGGCGCACCTCGGAACCGGGGAGGCGCAGGGGCCGCAGGTCCGGTTCGACGAACCGGCTCCGCGCCTCGGCGCCGGAGAGGACCTCTCGGGAGTAGTAGTCGTCGAGCAGGTCCTTGCGCAGGAAGCGTGGGTGCTCGTCGATGAACGCGGCGATGTCCCGCCCCGGAGCGGCCTCCACCTGCTCGCTGACGAGCCGCGCCCACGCGACCGTCACGGTCTCGTGGTACTTCTCCGGCACCCCGAGCCGGCTTGTCAGCGCCCGCAGCCCCGCGCGGGTGAGCGCGACGGCGGCCTCACCGCCAGCCTTGCGCGTGTAGAGGTAGACCACCCGCACATGGTCCCGGTGGGCGAACCCGCTCACCTCCCCGCGCGAAAACCGCTCCAGGAATACGTCGTCATCCATGGCCGCCTCCCTTTCTTTACTACGAAAACGTACTACGCTTTCGTAGTAGAAGGAAGCAGCTCAGGAGAGGTCGGTCAGCAGCTTCATCAGCGCGTGGTGGCCCCGGACGGCGTCGCGGCCCGCCTCCGCGAGCCTGGCGTCGAGTCGCGTGAAGGCGGCCTCCGCCTCCTTGCACAGCACCTCGCCGGGGCCGGTGATGGCGACGAGCAGGGAGCGTCCGTCCTCGGGGTTGCGGGAGCGCCGCACGTAGCCGTGCTTCTCCAGCCGCGACACCAGGCTGGTCGCCGTGGACGCGCCAATGTGCAGCGCGGCCATGACGCCGGTCATCGTCATGGGGCCCGCCGTGAGCACGGACAGGAGCACGGCTTCGCCCGCACCGAGCCCGGTGGCTTCGAGTTCGGCTTCCAACAGCCGCGCCGCCTTGTGTCCGCCGACGAGCAGCCCCGCGGTCAACCCCACCATCGACTTGGATGCAGCCACCGTTCTCCCACCTCCCTGGGACAGCGGACTCTACCCTTCCGCCGTGCCTGGGGCCGCATTGACCGGTTTTTCAAGAAAAGCTAACTACACGGACTGTGCGAGGGCATCCGTCCCGGTGCCCGCACGTTCCCGTGAGGCCGAATGAAACTGAAACTGACCCAGGCGGTGAGTGCCCTCTCGTTGCTGGCCGCGGCATGCGGCCCGATGCCAGAAGGCCAGGAGCCCGACAGCGAGCAGATCGGTCACACGGCGCAGATGATCCGCCGCGCCCGGGCCGTTCCCAACGAGTACATCGTCGTCCTGCGCGACTCCACCCAGGAGGTCCGGCAGCAAGGGGCGGCGAACATCGCCCGGGAGCTGGTGTCCCTGGGCGGGGGCAAGGTGCTGCGGACCTATGAGCACTCCATCCACGGCTTCCTGGCGAACATGAGCGAGGCGGAGGCCCAGCGCCTCCTATCCGACCCGCGCGTGGCGTACGTGCAGGAGAACGGCCTCATCCACGTGTCGGCGACGCAGACCAACGCCACCTGGGGCATCGACCGCATCGACCAGCGGGACCTGCCGCGCAACAGCTCCTACACCTACAACGTCGACGGCACCGGCGTGCATGCGTACGTCATCGACACCGGCATCCGGCTGACCCACACGGAGTTCACCGGTCGCCTGGGCAACGGCTACGACTTCATCGACAACGACAGCGACCCCTCGGACTGCCACGGCCACGGCACGCACGTGTCGGGCACGGTGGGCGGCACGACCTGGGGCGTGGCGAAGAAGGTCACCCTCCACGGCGTGCGGGTGCTGGACTGCACGGGCTACGGCAACGACGCGCAGGTCATCGGCGGTATCGACTGGGTGGCGGCCAACCACGTCAAGCCCGCGGTCGCCAACATGAGCCTGGGCGACGTCGGCATCCAGGCCATCGATGACGCGACGGAGCGGTTGATCGCCGCGGGCGTCACGACGGTCGTCGCCGCCGGCAACGACAGCGCCAACGCCTGCGACTACTCGCCCGCCCGTGCGCCCAACGCCATCACCGTGGGCTCCACCACCAGCAGCGACGGCCGCTCGTCGTTCTCCAATTACGGGACGTGCGTGGACATCTTCGCGCCGGGCTCGAGCATCACCTCCGCCTCGAACTCCGGCAACACGTCGAGCACCTCGATGAGCGGCACGTCCATGGCCTCGCCGCACGTGGCTGGCGCCGCGGCGCTCTACCTGAGCGCCAACCCCAGCGCGACGCCCGCGCAGGTGCGGGACGCGCTGGTGAACAACGCCACGCCGAACAAGGTCACCAGCCCGGGGACGGGCTCGCCCAACAAGCTGCTGTACACGCTCTTCATCACCGGCGGCGGCGGCAGTGACACCACCCCGCCCACGACGTCCATCACCTCGCCCGCGGGCGGCTCCACGCTGAGCGGCACCGCGCCCCTGAGCGCCAGCGCCTCCGACAACGTGGGCGTGTCGCGCGTGGAGTTCTACGCGGGCACCGCGCTGCTGGGCACGGCGACGGCCGCCCCGTACAGCTTCGCGTGGAACACGACGGCGGTGGCCAACGGCACCTACGCGCTGACCACGAAGGCGTATGACGCGGCGAACAACGTGGGCACGTCGTCCACGGTGTCGGTGACGGTGAACAACGGCACGGGCAGTTGCTCCATCTCCGAGCAGCTCCTGCTCAACCCGGGCTTCGAGAGCGGCAACACGGGCTGGACCACCTCGTCGGGCGTCATCGACGGCACCACGTCCGGCAGCGCGCCGCGCACGGGCACTTACAAGGCCTACCTGAACGGCTACGGCGCCACGCGCACCGAGTTCGCCTACCAGGACGTCACCATCCCCGCCTCCGCGTGCAGCGCCACGCTCACCTTCTGGGCGCGCATCACCACGGCGGAGACCACGACCAGCACGGCCTACGACAAGCTGGCCGTCCAGGTGCGCAACAGCGCGGGCACGGTGCTGGCCACGCTGGCCACGTACAGCAACCTGGACAAGGGCACGGCCTACGTGCAGCGGACGTTCGACCTGGCCGCGTACAAGGGCCAGACCGTCCGCATCTACTTCAACGGCACGGAGGACTCGTCGCTGCAGACGAGCTTCTTCCTGGATGACACCGCGCTGAACATCGTCCGGTAGTCCTCCGGACGAAACGAAACCGGGAACACGCACGAAAGTGCGTTGTTCCAGGGCCCAGCAACCCCACCGGGTTGCTGGGCTTTTCTTTGGCCACGCTCCGTCCCGAGCCACGACGATAGAGGGAGACCCGATGCTGCCGCGCCCTGGGGTGCTGGTGTTGATGCTGTGGGCCGTGCCCGCGCTGGCGGCGGACGTGCCGCCCGTGATTCCCCGGGAGCTGCTCTTCGGCAACCCCGTCCGGGATGATCCGACGCTGTCCCCGGACGGCGAGAAGCTGGCCTGGGTCGCGCCCGATGCGAAGGGCGTCATGCAGGTCTGGGTGCGGACGCTGCAAGGCAAGGACGACACCCGCGCCATCACGAAGGAGCCCGAGCGGGGCGTCCGGTATTACGAATGGGCGCAGGACTCGCGCACCCTCCTCTACCCTCAAGACTCCGACGGCGACGAGAACACCCATGTCTACGCCGCCGACCTGTCGACTGGCGTGGTGCGCGACCTGACGCCCTTCCAGGGCATCCGCGCCCGGCTGCTGGAGGCCTCGCCCACCGCGCCGCGTGAGGTCCTGGTGACGATGAACCTCCGGGAGCGCACGGGCTCGGACATCTACCGCGTGTCGCTCGACACCGGCGCCATCACGCTCGACACGCAGGACCCGGGCGACGTGATGACCTGGACGGCGGACGCGAAGCTGAGCGTGCGCGGCGCGCTGGCGCAGAAGCCGGACGGCACCACGGTGCTGCGCGTCCGGGACTCCGTACGGACCCCGTGGCGGACGCTGCTGGAGGTGCCCCTGCGCGAGAACGTCTTCCCGCAGTACATGGGCTTCATCGGCTTCTCGCGCGACGGCGCCAGGGTGTACCTGAAGAGTCCGCACGGCTCCAACACCTCAAGAGTGGTGGAGAAGGTGCTGCGCACGGGCGCGGAGAAGGTGCTCGCGGAGGACGCGGGCTCGGATGTGATGGACGTCCTCTTCCACCCCGAGCGCAAGGTGGTCCAGGCGGTGGCCTTCAACACCGACGGCCACCTGCGGTGGAAGGTGCTGGACGCGAGCCTGCGCGAGGATTTCGAGGCGCTGGGCCGCGTGGCGGACGGGGACTTCTCCCTGGTCAGCCGTGACCGCGCGGACCGCCGGTGGGTGGTGGCCTTCGAGCAGGACGCCGCCCCCTTGCGCTACTACACCTACGACCGCTCCAGCCGCCGCGCCGAGCTGCTCTTCTCCAACCAGCCCGCGCTGGATCAGGCGCCGCTGGCGCGGATGAAGCCCTTCCAGCTGAAGTCCCGCGACGGCCTGACGCTGACGGGCTACCTCACGCGGCCGGTGGACGCGCCGCCGGGCCCGCTGCCCACGGTGCTGCTGGTGCACGGAGGCCCGTGGACGCGGGACACGTGGCGCTTCAGCCCGGAGGTGCAGTGGCTGGCGAACCGGGGCTACGCGGTGCTCCAGGTCAACTTCCGCGCGTCCGCGGGGCTGGGCAAGGCCTTCCTCAACGCGGGCAACCGCCAGTGGGGCCGCGCGATGAACGACGACCTGGAGGACGCGGTGGCGTGGGCGGTGAAGGAGGGCCAGGCGGACCCCGCGCGAGTCGCCATCATGGGCAGTTCCTACGGCGGCTACGCGGCGCTGGCGGGCGCGGCGTTCAGCCCCACGGTGTATCGCTGCGCGGTGGATGCCTTTGGCATCTCCAACCTCTTCACGTTCCTGAAGTCCTTCCCCCCGCAGTGGCAGGTCATCCGGGGCTCGTATGCGCAGCGCGTGGGCGACGTGGACGACCCGGCCGAGCAGGAGCGGCTGCGCGCCACCTCGCCCGTCTTCGCCGTGGACCGCGTCCGCGTCCCGATGTTCGTGGCGCAGGGAGCGAACGACCCGCGAGTGAAGCAGGCCGAGTCCGAGCAGATGGTGGCCGCGCTGGAGAAGGCCGGGCGCGACGTGACGTACGTGCTCTATCCCGACGAAGGCCACGGCTTCTACCAGCCGGAGAACAACCTGGACTACCACGCGCGCGTGGAGGCGTTCCTGGCGCGGCACCTCGGCGGCCGGCTGGAGCCGCTGCCGAAGGAAGGGCGCGTGCAGGGCTCCAGCGCCGTCATCCGTCAATCCGGCGGCGGCGCGGCGAAGTAAGGGGTGGCCCGTTACGCGGCCACGAAGCCATGGCCGCGGACCTTGTCCGGCGTGGTGCCCGTCATCCGCCGGAACATCGCGATGAAGGCGGAGGCGCTGCTGTAGCCCAGGTCCAGCGCGATGGCCTCCACCGCGAGTCCCTGCTCCAGCATCGCGAGCGCCTTGACCACGCGCAGCCGCTGGCGCCATTCGCTGAACGACAGCCCCAGCTGCTGCTGGCAGCGCCGCTCCAGCGTGCGCTCCGTGGTGTGCAGCGCCTTGGCCCACTCGGCCAGGGAGCGCTCCTCCTCCGGATGTTGCTCGAGCGCCGTGAGGACCGGCGCCAGGAGCGGATCATCGGACATGG
This genomic stretch from Corallococcus caeni harbors:
- a CDS encoding TetR/AcrR family transcriptional regulator, producing MPRTADANAALREKTRERVLQASVRLFSRHGFDGTRVRALAEEAGIAVGLLYSHFESKEAVLLALMQASMLDVARTLEDADREPTARGFVTALLTSTVAMLDAHRDLWRLSQGLRHQPEVLARLKLPLEHFLGATHQRLEQALAARGVPEADIEARVLFATVEGLTQQYLQHEGGYPAAEVIRAMAQRWPGALRKRKADAP
- a CDS encoding S8 family serine peptidase, translated to MKLKLTQAVSALSLLAAACGPMPEGQEPDSEQIGHTAQMIRRARAVPNEYIVVLRDSTQEVRQQGAANIARELVSLGGGKVLRTYEHSIHGFLANMSEAEAQRLLSDPRVAYVQENGLIHVSATQTNATWGIDRIDQRDLPRNSSYTYNVDGTGVHAYVIDTGIRLTHTEFTGRLGNGYDFIDNDSDPSDCHGHGTHVSGTVGGTTWGVAKKVTLHGVRVLDCTGYGNDAQVIGGIDWVAANHVKPAVANMSLGDVGIQAIDDATERLIAAGVTTVVAAGNDSANACDYSPARAPNAITVGSTTSSDGRSSFSNYGTCVDIFAPGSSITSASNSGNTSSTSMSGTSMASPHVAGAAALYLSANPSATPAQVRDALVNNATPNKVTSPGTGSPNKLLYTLFITGGGGSDTTPPTTSITSPAGGSTLSGTAPLSASASDNVGVSRVEFYAGTALLGTATAAPYSFAWNTTAVANGTYALTTKAYDAANNVGTSSTVSVTVNNGTGSCSISEQLLLNPGFESGNTGWTTSSGVIDGTTSGSAPRTGTYKAYLNGYGATRTEFAYQDVTIPASACSATLTFWARITTAETTTSTAYDKLAVQVRNSAGTVLATLATYSNLDKGTAYVQRTFDLAAYKGQTVRIYFNGTEDSSLQTSFFLDDTALNIVR
- a CDS encoding S9 family peptidase codes for the protein MLPRPGVLVLMLWAVPALAADVPPVIPRELLFGNPVRDDPTLSPDGEKLAWVAPDAKGVMQVWVRTLQGKDDTRAITKEPERGVRYYEWAQDSRTLLYPQDSDGDENTHVYAADLSTGVVRDLTPFQGIRARLLEASPTAPREVLVTMNLRERTGSDIYRVSLDTGAITLDTQDPGDVMTWTADAKLSVRGALAQKPDGTTVLRVRDSVRTPWRTLLEVPLRENVFPQYMGFIGFSRDGARVYLKSPHGSNTSRVVEKVLRTGAEKVLAEDAGSDVMDVLFHPERKVVQAVAFNTDGHLRWKVLDASLREDFEALGRVADGDFSLVSRDRADRRWVVAFEQDAAPLRYYTYDRSSRRAELLFSNQPALDQAPLARMKPFQLKSRDGLTLTGYLTRPVDAPPGPLPTVLLVHGGPWTRDTWRFSPEVQWLANRGYAVLQVNFRASAGLGKAFLNAGNRQWGRAMNDDLEDAVAWAVKEGQADPARVAIMGSSYGGYAALAGAAFSPTVYRCAVDAFGISNLFTFLKSFPPQWQVIRGSYAQRVGDVDDPAEQERLRATSPVFAVDRVRVPMFVAQGANDPRVKQAESEQMVAALEKAGRDVTYVLYPDEGHGFYQPENNLDYHARVEAFLARHLGGRLEPLPKEGRVQGSSAVIRQSGGGAAK
- a CDS encoding MarR family transcriptional regulator, yielding MAASKSMVGLTAGLLVGGHKAARLLEAELEATGLGAGEAVLLSVLTAGPMTMTGVMAALHIGASTATSLVSRLEKHGYVRRSRNPEDGRSLLVAITGPGEVLCKEAEAAFTRLDARLAEAGRDAVRGHHALMKLLTDLS
- a CDS encoding alpha/beta fold hydrolase, whose protein sequence is MKRLKVPGGEMAWWEEGQGTPVVLVHGTPSSSREWRDVARQLTPSYRVLAPDHLGFGDSERPGDWRTYSLPWHVENLRAWFDQLALGPFHLVVHDFGGPIALPLAIAAPEHVLSLTVVQSWQWDLKGPNVDNALMRWLYLSWNFSARMLVKMSWGRRTKLTRELHQSFLSQFPDRASRMGTWGFARSISHEGPWMEEQGKGLGRLADVPALVVWGKADKVVKPEHLSRWRQALPRARVLELEDVGHFPQLEAPDALGTALREHLASVPGRQARGTATPGT